In the genome of Succinivibrio dextrinosolvens, the window TGATAGGAGTTGCAAATCTATGATAGGAAAGCTTTTCAAAGATGTTAAATAGAGATGTAAAAATTTTCATAGGCAAATAAACTCTCATTTCATAATTGAGAGGCTTTTTCTCCGTTTAATTAAGGATTCTGTTTTTTTACAAGTAAAACAACGGATTCAACTGCTATACCTTCTTTTCTTCCGGTAAAGCCAAGTTTTTCCGTAGTTGTTGCTTTGATACTTACACGAGATATGTCAATATTTAAATCTGCAGCCACATTCTCTCTCATTGCAGGTTCGTATGCAGCCATCTTTGGAGCCTGAGCAAGAATAGTTGTATCAACATTATTAACAACATATCCTAACTCATGAACCTTAGCTACAACTTGTCTTAAAAGAATTCTGCTGTCTATATTCAGATACTTATCATCATTATCAGGAAAGAAATGACCGATATCTCCAAGACTTAATGCTCCTAATAAGGCATCAGAGATTGCATGAAGAACAACATCTCCGTCAGAATGAGCAAGAAGCCCCTGTTCATAAGGAACCTTAACACCACCCAGAACACAAGGGCCCTGACCGCCAAATTTATGAACATCAAATCCATGACCGATTCTAAACATTATCCTGTCCTTCCATTAGTCTTCGAGCCATTGCTAGATCTTCTGGAGTTGTAAGTTTAATATTGTCAGCTCTTCCCTCTACAATATCAACTGGATAGCCTAAAAGCTCTACTGCACTGGCATCATCTGTTATTGAAATATCAGACTCAACTGCATGATTCAATGCTTTTTTTAATATATCTGTTTTAAAAAGCTGAGGTGTGTACGCCCTAAATATTGATTCACGGGGAACCGTTTTTATTATTCTTCCATTAACAACCTGCTTTAAGGTATCAGCAGATCTGCAGGCTAAAATTGCTCCAATTTCAGATGAATTTACCTTACTACACAGTGCATTAAGATCATCTAAGTGAACAAAAGGTCTTGCGGCATCATGAACCATGACCCACGAAGTCTGAACATGCTCCAGACATAAATGCACTGTATCGGAACGTTCCTTTCCTCCTTCCGCTCTGATGATTCTAGGATTTTCAGATAAGGCAAGCTCATTGAAGTACTCGTCTTCCCGGCTTACACCAATAATAATATTGTTAACAGAAGGACATCTGAAAATAGCCTCAACCGTAAGCTCAAGAACAGTCTTTTTTCCTATAAGAGCATACTGCTTGGGGATATCCAGATGCATTCTTTTCCCAACGCCAGCGGCTGGGAGCACAACATCGATTTTAGTGCTTTCCATAAAAAGCATCCTATTTGGAAGGAGAAGGCTTATCTTCTTTTTCGATTACACGGTAAAAGGTTTCATCCTGTTTTACCATGCCTAATTCGGAGCGGGCAAGCTCTTCGACAACTCTATTTCCCTGTTTTAAATCGGAAATTTCGTCCTCTAGAGCTTGATTTCGTCTCTGAAGGCGCTCAGTATGAGAAGATGCGGCCTTCAGTTTCTGTTCAGTTTCTCGATACTGCAGTATTCCATTACGCCCACTGTATGTCTGCCATCCAAGGACAGCAATAATAGCTAAAAGAATAACGGCAAATATCTTCATAAAACTAAACTCTAGTGTTTATCCTGGTATTCTTTAGCGGCCTTGATGAAACCGGAGAATAGAGGATGTCCCTTTCTTGGATTTGAGGTGAATTCAGGGTGGAACTGAACACCAATAAACCAAGGATGCTCTGGATTTTCGATGATCTCAACCAGCTTATTGTCAGTTGAAAGACCTGCAACCTTTAATCCTGCATCAGTAATTTTCTTGATTAAAGTATTGTTAACTTCGTATCTGTGACGATGACGCTCAACAATATCGTCTGAACCGTAAAGTTCACGAACCTTTGAGCCTGCCTGCAGATGACATAGCTGACCGCCAAGTCTCATGGTACCACCAAGGTCAGATTTATCAGTACGTTTTTCAATCTTGCCTGACTCATCCTTCCACTCTGTAATCAGAGCTACAACTGGATACTTGGTCTCAGGATCAAATTCTGTTGAATTTGCATTCTTAAGTCCGGCAACATTTCTTGCGTACTCGATTAAAGCTACCTGCATACCCAAACAGATTCCTAAATATGGAATATTGTTCTCACGAGCATACTTGGCAGCAAGAATCTTGCCTTCAACACCGCGTTTACCGAAACCACCTGGTACAAGGATTGCGTCCAGACCTTCTAAAACAGAAATTCCCTTTACCTCAACATCCTCAGAATCAATGTAACGGATATTTACATGTAGACGATTCTTAAGTCCACCGTGCTTTAATGCTTCATTTACAGACTTGTAGGCATCATGTAACTCTACATACTTACCAACCATACCAATGGTAACTTCACCAGTGGTATTAGCCTGCTGGTACAGAACCTGCTCCCAATCAGAAAGATCTGCTTCCTTACAATCTAAACGGAAA includes:
- the ispF gene encoding 2-C-methyl-D-erythritol 2,4-cyclodiphosphate synthase is translated as MFRIGHGFDVHKFGGQGPCVLGGVKVPYEQGLLAHSDGDVVLHAISDALLGALSLGDIGHFFPDNDDKYLNIDSRILLRQVVAKVHELGYVVNNVDTTILAQAPKMAAYEPAMRENVAADLNIDISRVSIKATTTEKLGFTGRKEGIAVESVVLLVKKQNP
- the ispD gene encoding 2-C-methyl-D-erythritol 4-phosphate cytidylyltransferase; protein product: MESTKIDVVLPAAGVGKRMHLDIPKQYALIGKKTVLELTVEAIFRCPSVNNIIIGVSREDEYFNELALSENPRIIRAEGGKERSDTVHLCLEHVQTSWVMVHDAARPFVHLDDLNALCSKVNSSEIGAILACRSADTLKQVVNGRIIKTVPRESIFRAYTPQLFKTDILKKALNHAVESDISITDDASAVELLGYPVDIVEGRADNIKLTTPEDLAMARRLMEGQDNV
- a CDS encoding septum formation initiator family protein, whose protein sequence is MKIFAVILLAIIAVLGWQTYSGRNGILQYRETEQKLKAASSHTERLQRRNQALEDEISDLKQGNRVVEELARSELGMVKQDETFYRVIEKEDKPSPSK
- a CDS encoding CTP synthase; the protein is MSSSPKIIFVTGGVVSSLGKGIAGASLAAVLEARGLKVTIMKLDPYINVDPGTMSPIQHGEVFVTEDGAETDLDLGHYERFINARMSKKNNFTTGRIYSDVIRKERRGDYLGATIQVIPHITNAIKEKILAGCEGNDVTLVEIGGTVGDIESLPFLEAIRQLAVDIGRENALFMHLTLVPYLPTSGEVKTKPTQHSVKELLSIGIQPDVLVCRSENGIPANERHKIAMFCNVKENAVINMKDVDSIYKIPALLKSQGLDQLVVDRFRLDCKEADLSDWEQVLYQQANTTGEVTIGMVGKYVELHDAYKSVNEALKHGGLKNRLHVNIRYIDSEDVEVKGISVLEGLDAILVPGGFGKRGVEGKILAAKYARENNIPYLGICLGMQVALIEYARNVAGLKNANSTEFDPETKYPVVALITEWKDESGKIEKRTDKSDLGGTMRLGGQLCHLQAGSKVRELYGSDDIVERHRHRYEVNNTLIKKITDAGLKVAGLSTDNKLVEIIENPEHPWFIGVQFHPEFTSNPRKGHPLFSGFIKAAKEYQDKH